A genomic window from Pseudomonas argentinensis includes:
- a CDS encoding ferredoxin--NADP reductase — protein sequence MSRPLSLKVAAIEQETADAVTIHLKQPLLRRIRYEAGQYLTLEFDVEGGKGCRAYSISSTPGLDRALAITVKRVAGGQVSNRLVSGLAAGDRVQALGAQGRFTFAPKPGQGRHIVLFAAGSGISPIFSILRSALHFEADARVTLIYGNRHAGAVIFADKLEALQRSFAGRLEVLHVFSQPQQPCRYSGRLNRERVVELLDGLPDLEVSRCEFYTCGPAAMMDEVTAALEGLGVRREAIHLECFTPRQASDSGEGRVARRVSLLLHGQEHRFMVGAGQSILDAALDNGLQPPFSCRSGFCTACVCTRLAGEVGMGHEHGLSAAELEKGQALMCVGFPLSDDVRLKID from the coding sequence ATGAGCCGGCCCCTGTCGCTGAAGGTCGCCGCCATCGAGCAGGAAACCGCTGACGCCGTCACCATCCATCTCAAGCAGCCGCTGCTGCGGCGCATTCGCTACGAGGCCGGGCAGTACCTGACCCTGGAATTCGATGTCGAGGGTGGCAAGGGCTGCCGCGCCTATTCCATCAGCAGCACGCCGGGCCTGGACCGGGCCCTGGCGATCACCGTCAAGCGGGTGGCCGGCGGCCAGGTGTCCAATCGCCTGGTGAGTGGGCTGGCAGCCGGTGATCGCGTCCAGGCCCTGGGCGCCCAGGGGCGATTCACCTTCGCACCGAAACCGGGGCAGGGGCGGCATATCGTCCTGTTCGCGGCGGGCAGCGGTATCAGCCCGATCTTCTCCATCCTGCGCTCGGCCCTGCATTTCGAAGCGGATGCGCGGGTGACCCTGATCTATGGCAACCGGCATGCCGGCGCGGTGATCTTCGCCGACAAGCTCGAGGCCTTGCAGCGCAGCTTCGCCGGGCGCCTGGAGGTGTTGCATGTGTTTTCCCAGCCCCAGCAACCCTGCCGCTACAGCGGTCGGCTGAACCGCGAGCGCGTGGTCGAGTTGCTCGACGGGCTTCCTGACCTGGAAGTGTCGCGTTGCGAGTTCTATACCTGCGGCCCGGCGGCCATGATGGACGAGGTGACCGCGGCGCTGGAGGGACTGGGGGTGCGCCGCGAAGCGATCCATCTGGAGTGCTTCACGCCACGGCAGGCCAGCGACAGCGGCGAGGGGCGGGTGGCGCGCCGCGTGAGCCTGTTGCTGCACGGCCAGGAGCATCGGTTCATGGTGGGGGCCGGGCAGAGCATCCTCGACGCCGCCCTGGATAACGGTCTGCAACCGCCGTTCTCCTGCCGCAGTGGCTTCTGTACCGCCTGCGTGTGCACGCGGCTGGCCGGTGAGGTGGGCATGGGGCACGAGCACGGCTTGTCGGCCGCCGAGCTGGAGAAAGGGCAGGCGCTGATGTGCGTGGGCTTTCCGCTCAGCGACGACGTACGGCTGAAGATCGACTGA
- a CDS encoding fatty acid desaturase family protein, with protein MRWVALHLTVWGAAAALILFIDTLWIQGLATLVLGSQLHAFTVLQHDCGHQSAFRSAAWNLWVGRLLAWFIVFPFSSFTECHKRHHRYLGDPQQDPDDWNYLAGVRWMFLRIALFVPRFTYFSLVRYGHAVRNRVVRELVFNLTSMGLLCAIFVACERLDAFLLIFAAPLLLLALVINPISRGYEHFPMATLPAEQDERLDLSRNTITVTSRVVGLLWANINYHVEHHVYPNVPFFNLPKLHGLLAHQSFQRDRWLLARLFSDPAPRPATPTVMEGRSS; from the coding sequence ATGCGCTGGGTGGCCTTGCACCTGACGGTATGGGGGGCAGCGGCGGCGCTGATCCTGTTTATCGACACCCTCTGGATCCAGGGGCTCGCGACCCTGGTGCTGGGCAGCCAGTTGCATGCCTTTACCGTGCTGCAGCACGACTGCGGCCACCAGAGCGCCTTTCGCTCGGCTGCCTGGAATCTCTGGGTGGGGCGCCTGCTGGCCTGGTTCATCGTGTTCCCGTTCTCGTCCTTTACCGAGTGCCACAAGCGCCACCATCGTTACCTGGGCGACCCCCAGCAGGATCCGGATGACTGGAACTACCTGGCCGGGGTGCGCTGGATGTTCCTGCGCATCGCCCTGTTCGTGCCGCGCTTCACCTACTTCTCCCTGGTTCGCTATGGGCATGCGGTACGCAACCGGGTGGTGCGTGAACTAGTGTTCAACCTGACGAGCATGGGCCTGCTGTGCGCCATTTTCGTCGCCTGCGAGCGCCTCGATGCATTCCTGCTGATCTTCGCGGCGCCGCTGCTGTTGCTGGCCCTGGTGATCAACCCGATCTCCCGGGGCTACGAACACTTTCCCATGGCCACCCTGCCTGCCGAGCAGGACGAGCGCCTGGACCTGTCGAGGAACACCATCACCGTGACCAGTCGAGTCGTCGGCCTGCTATGGGCCAACATCAATTACCACGTCGAGCACCATGTATACCCCAACGTGCCGTTCTTCAACCTGCCCAAATTGCATGGGCTGCTGGCCCATCAGTCGTTCCAGCGTGACCGCTGGCTGCTGGCCCGACTGTTCAGCGATCCGGCCCCTCGACCCGCCACGCCAACGGTCATGGAAGGACGCAGTTCATGA
- a CDS encoding HIT family protein, protein MSRDCIFCSIAAGSAPAALVHRDEYCMAFMDVHPLGQGHVLLIPLAHVEKLEQLDAGQRSHLYRVYDQVLAAQRRAGFGVEGTHLIVNDGKATNQHVPHAHLHLVPRRRGDALGFAWRLLLHFSGLFGPRTRDDRLQAQARAIAAALASDRAP, encoded by the coding sequence ATGAGCCGGGACTGCATCTTCTGCAGCATCGCGGCGGGCAGCGCACCGGCCGCATTGGTGCACCGCGACGAGTACTGCATGGCCTTCATGGATGTGCATCCCCTCGGCCAGGGGCACGTATTGCTGATCCCCCTGGCCCATGTCGAGAAGCTCGAGCAGCTTGATGCCGGGCAGCGCAGCCACCTGTACCGGGTCTATGACCAGGTGCTCGCGGCCCAGCGCCGGGCAGGCTTCGGCGTCGAGGGGACGCACCTGATCGTCAATGACGGCAAGGCCACCAACCAGCACGTTCCCCACGCTCATCTGCACCTCGTACCACGTCGGCGTGGCGACGCCCTTGGCTTCGCCTGGCGGCTGTTGCTGCATTTTTCCGGGCTGTTCGGGCCGCGAACCCGCGATGACAGGCTGCAGGCCCAGGCCCGTGCCATCGCGGCCGCCCTGGCGAGCGACAGGGCCCCGTGA
- a CDS encoding flavin-containing monooxygenase gives MNAPMQGGACTPRRYRVLIVGAGFSGIGMAIRLRQRGEEDFVIYEKEAGFGGTWWVNQYPGCACDIPSHLYSFSFAPNPGWTRRFSAQAEIRDYLIDCAQRHGLEAHTRFDTSVKSLRWLEDQSLWEVTDERGETVHARVVVTGTGALSMPRAPEIPGIERFRGRIFHSQRWAHDYALAGKRVGVIGTGASAIQFIPAIQPQVAKLVVFQRTAPWIIPKLDRVFSAAERKLLRAAPWLQKLLRGAIYTAVEARVLGFVFQPRLMALHRLLALTLMRCQVSDRALRRQLTPDYAIGCKRILISNDYYPAIAQPNVELVTRDIVEITEDGLVTRDQVRHPLDALILGTGFSANSLFPRGMIFGRQGRDLLDAWPQGPEAYKGTTVAGYPNLFLLMGPNTGLGHNSIVYMIESQIAYVLGALDAMTEQGLASVEVLPQAQQRFNDQLHGRMRGTVWSRGQCQSWYQHPQSGRNVALWPGLTWVFRRQTRRFDTEAYCLTPQLAEQRQAHEQPIQRCRQEELV, from the coding sequence ATGAACGCACCAATGCAGGGAGGTGCCTGTACGCCGCGCAGGTACAGGGTGTTGATCGTCGGCGCCGGTTTTTCCGGCATCGGCATGGCCATCCGCTTGCGCCAGCGCGGCGAGGAGGACTTCGTCATCTATGAGAAGGAGGCAGGCTTCGGCGGCACCTGGTGGGTCAACCAGTATCCGGGCTGTGCCTGTGATATCCCCTCGCATCTGTACTCCTTTTCCTTCGCGCCGAACCCGGGCTGGACGCGGCGCTTTTCCGCGCAAGCGGAGATCCGCGATTACCTGATCGATTGTGCCCAGCGCCATGGTCTGGAGGCTCATACGCGCTTCGATACCAGCGTGAAGTCGCTGCGCTGGCTCGAGGACCAGAGCCTCTGGGAAGTCACCGATGAGCGCGGCGAGACGGTGCACGCCAGGGTGGTGGTCACCGGCACCGGCGCGCTGTCGATGCCGCGTGCACCGGAGATCCCCGGAATCGAGCGGTTTCGTGGGCGGATCTTCCATTCCCAGCGCTGGGCGCATGACTACGCGCTGGCTGGCAAGCGCGTCGGGGTGATAGGTACGGGCGCCTCGGCGATCCAGTTCATTCCGGCAATCCAGCCGCAGGTGGCCAAACTGGTGGTGTTCCAGCGCACCGCGCCGTGGATCATTCCCAAGCTGGATCGCGTTTTCAGCGCCGCCGAGCGCAAGCTGTTGCGCGCCGCGCCGTGGCTGCAGAAGCTGTTGCGGGGCGCCATCTACACCGCGGTCGAGGCCCGCGTGCTGGGCTTCGTGTTCCAGCCACGGTTGATGGCGCTGCACCGCTTGCTTGCCCTCACCCTGATGCGCTGCCAGGTCAGCGACCGGGCGCTGCGCCGCCAGCTCACCCCGGATTACGCCATCGGTTGCAAGCGTATCCTGATCTCCAACGACTATTACCCGGCCATCGCTCAGCCCAACGTCGAGCTGGTGACCCGCGATATCGTCGAAATCACCGAAGACGGGCTCGTTACCCGCGACCAGGTGCGCCATCCGCTCGATGCGCTGATTCTCGGTACCGGCTTTTCCGCCAACAGCCTGTTTCCGCGCGGCATGATCTTCGGCCGCCAGGGCCGCGACCTGCTCGATGCCTGGCCCCAAGGCCCGGAGGCTTACAAGGGCACCACGGTGGCCGGTTATCCCAACCTGTTCCTGCTGATGGGGCCCAACACCGGGCTGGGCCATAACTCCATCGTTTACATGATCGAGTCGCAGATCGCCTACGTGCTCGGCGCCCTGGATGCCATGACCGAGCAGGGCCTCGCCAGCGTCGAGGTGCTGCCGCAAGCGCAGCAGCGTTTCAACGACCAGCTCCACGGGCGCATGCGCGGTACCGTGTGGAGCCGTGGGCAGTGCCAGAGCTGGTACCAGCACCCGCAGAGCGGCCGCAACGTGGCGCTGTGGCCGGGGCTCACCTGGGTGTTTCGGCGCCAGACCCGCCGATTCGACACCGAGGCCTACTGCCTGACGCCGCAATTGGCCGAGCAGCGCCAGGCCCATGAACAGCCCATTCAAAGGTGTCGACAGGAGGAGCTGGTATGA
- a CDS encoding GntR family transcriptional regulator translates to MSGFELHDLHNDSDTLAENVFRQIQLAIVRGEMAPGSKISEPELARIYGISRGPLREAIHRLEGQKLLVRIPHVGARVVSLSHAELIELYEVRESLEGMACRQAAERMSQEEIDELRRVLDLHEQDAAFQAGVGYYQQEGDFDFHYRIIQGSGNRTLAKLLCDELYQLVRMYRLQFSATPNRPHQAFAEHHRILDAIAERDGELAELLMRRHIGASKRNIERHYLAQAGQVALAKPSKTRGDS, encoded by the coding sequence ATGTCGGGCTTCGAGCTTCACGACCTCCATAACGATTCGGATACCCTGGCCGAAAACGTCTTCCGCCAGATCCAACTGGCCATCGTGCGTGGCGAGATGGCGCCGGGCAGCAAGATTTCCGAGCCCGAGCTGGCGCGTATCTATGGCATCAGCCGCGGGCCGCTGCGCGAGGCGATCCATCGGCTGGAAGGGCAGAAGCTCCTGGTGCGCATCCCGCATGTGGGGGCGCGAGTGGTGTCGCTCAGCCATGCCGAGCTGATCGAGCTGTACGAGGTTCGTGAATCCCTCGAAGGCATGGCCTGCCGTCAGGCGGCCGAGCGCATGAGCCAGGAGGAGATCGACGAGCTGCGCCGGGTGCTGGACCTGCACGAGCAGGATGCCGCGTTCCAGGCTGGTGTCGGCTACTACCAACAGGAAGGCGACTTCGACTTCCATTACCGGATCATTCAGGGCAGCGGCAACCGCACCCTGGCCAAGTTGCTGTGCGACGAGCTGTATCAGCTGGTGCGCATGTACCGCCTGCAGTTTTCCGCCACGCCCAATCGGCCGCACCAGGCCTTCGCCGAACACCACCGCATCCTCGACGCCATCGCCGAGCGTGACGGCGAGCTGGCCGAACTGCTGATGCGCCGGCATATCGGCGCCTCCAAACGCAATATCGAGCGGCATTACTTGGCCCAGGCCGGGCAAGTGGCGCTCGCCAAACCGTCCAAGACCCGAGGTGATTCATGA
- the prpB gene encoding methylisocitrate lyase produces the protein MTQLSAGQRFRQALAAEAPLQVIGAINANHALLAQRAGFKAIYLSGGGVAAGSLGLPDLGINTLEDVLIDVRRITDVCDLPLLVDIDTGFGPSAFNIERTIKSLIKAGAAAAHIEDQVGAKRCGHRPGKEIVSCEEMVDRVKAAADARTDPDFFLIARTDAIQAEGVEAAIERCQRYVEAGADGIFAEAAVDLPTYQRFVEALKVPIVANITEFGATPLFTRDELASVGVAIQLYPLSAFRAANKAAESVYTSIRQNGHQQDVVEQMQTRGELYERIGYHAFEQKLDALFAAKK, from the coding sequence ATGACCCAGCTTTCTGCCGGCCAGCGTTTTCGTCAGGCCCTCGCCGCCGAAGCACCGTTGCAGGTGATCGGCGCGATCAACGCCAACCACGCGCTACTGGCCCAACGTGCCGGCTTCAAGGCGATCTACCTGTCCGGTGGCGGTGTGGCGGCCGGCTCGCTTGGCCTGCCGGACCTTGGCATCAACACCCTGGAAGACGTACTGATCGATGTGCGCCGCATCACCGACGTGTGCGACCTGCCGCTGCTGGTGGACATCGACACCGGTTTCGGCCCCAGCGCCTTCAACATCGAGCGCACCATCAAGAGCCTGATCAAGGCCGGTGCGGCGGCAGCGCATATCGAAGATCAGGTGGGCGCCAAGCGCTGCGGTCATCGCCCGGGCAAGGAAATCGTCTCCTGCGAGGAGATGGTCGACCGCGTCAAGGCCGCCGCTGATGCCAGGACCGACCCGGACTTCTTTCTGATCGCGCGCACCGATGCCATCCAGGCCGAGGGTGTGGAGGCCGCCATCGAGCGTTGCCAGCGCTATGTGGAGGCGGGTGCGGATGGCATCTTCGCCGAGGCCGCCGTTGATCTGCCGACTTACCAGCGCTTCGTCGAGGCACTCAAGGTGCCAATCGTGGCCAATATCACCGAGTTCGGCGCCACGCCGCTGTTCACCCGCGACGAACTGGCGTCGGTGGGCGTGGCCATCCAGCTCTACCCGCTGTCGGCGTTCCGCGCGGCCAACAAAGCGGCGGAAAGCGTTTACACCTCGATTCGCCAGAATGGCCATCAGCAGGACGTGGTCGAGCAGATGCAGACCCGTGGCGAGCTGTATGAGCGTATCGGCTACCACGCCTTCGAGCAGAAGCTCGACGCGCTGTTCGCCGCCAAGAAGTGA